A window from Sphingomonas bisphenolicum encodes these proteins:
- a CDS encoding nucleoside deaminase — protein MLTNSLDDEFMRRAISLSQQAMATGSGPPFGAVIVRGGGIVAEGLNCVHANHDPTAHAEIVAIRKACERLSSPFLEDCVIYSSSEPCPMCLSAIHWSRISAIYFATDREAAALAGFDDALLYAELQRPVALRQIPMVQVLPGEGQRTFDLWAENGHVAMQTRLEKNGRSEKPAPQRC, from the coding sequence ATGCTGACCAATTCGTTGGATGACGAATTCATGCGAAGGGCCATAAGCCTGTCGCAACAAGCCATGGCGACCGGGTCAGGCCCGCCATTTGGCGCAGTTATCGTTCGCGGCGGTGGGATCGTCGCTGAGGGGCTTAACTGCGTCCATGCCAATCATGATCCGACCGCCCATGCCGAGATCGTGGCGATCAGGAAAGCCTGCGAGCGCCTCTCCAGCCCGTTCCTCGAGGATTGCGTAATCTATTCGAGTTCCGAGCCCTGTCCCATGTGCCTGTCGGCAATTCATTGGTCGAGGATCTCGGCGATCTACTTTGCGACGGATCGCGAGGCCGCCGCCCTGGCCGGCTTCGACGACGCCTTGCTCTATGCCGAGTTGCAGAGGCCGGTAGCCTTGCGCCAGATTCCCATGGTTCAGGTGCTGCCCGGTGAAGGCCAGCGCACGTTCGACCTTTGGGCCGAGAATGGACATGTGGCGATGCAAACACGGCTGGAGAAGAATGGGCGAAGCGAGAAGCCTGCCCCACAGCGCTGCTAG